In Carya illinoinensis cultivar Pawnee chromosome 10, C.illinoinensisPawnee_v1, whole genome shotgun sequence, one DNA window encodes the following:
- the LOC122279828 gene encoding 2-oxoglutarate-dependent dioxygenase 19-like, with the protein MIPIPKHSSVSAVASSSSSCDSDNQNYSHLINPNIIIIIMISISQRTQTSGGLTSIPTAYNYFTPNNIHDQPVSDELFEDSIPTIDFSLLTSGTPEQRSKIVNELGKACQDWGFFLVINHGVPDSLMKVMIETCEEFFKLTEEKKQEYAGKHILDPIFYGTSINGAATQVLFWRDFIKFFVRPKFHCPAKPTGFRDISMEYSKRTWEVARELMKGISMSLGLEEGYIEKAMNLDSGLQIVAANLYPPCPEPKVAIGLPPHSDHGLLTLLIHNGQRGLQVQHKGNWVNVYSNPNAFVVNIGDHMEILSNGKYKSAFHRALVNGTDARISIPILFGPELETVVNPAPELVDNETNPPAFAGMKYREYLEMLQAKTINAKLSQK; encoded by the exons ATGATCCCAATTCCCAAACATAGTTCAGTCTCAGctgttgcttcttcttcttcctcctgcgATTCAGATAATCAGAATTATTCTCACCTCATCAACcccaacatcatcatcatcatcatgataAGCATCAGCCAACGGACTCAAACAAGTGGGGGCCTCACCTCCATCCCCACCGCCTACAACTACTTCACTCCCAATAACATCCATGATCAACCAGTTTCGGATGAATTATTTGAGGATTCCATCCCTACTATCGACTTCTCTCTCCTTACCTCTGGTACTCCCGAGCAACGGTCCAAGATCGTCAATGAACTTGGCAAAGCTTGCCAAGACTGGGGGTTTTTCCtg GTGATCAATCATGGTGTGCCGGATAGCCTGATGAAGGTGATGATTGAGACTTGTGAAGAGTTTTTCAAACTGACGGAGGAGAAGAAGCAGGAATATGCAGGGAAGCATATTTTGGACCCAATCTTTTATGGAACCAGCATTAATGGTGCAGCGACCCAAGTGTTATTTTGGAGAGATTTTATCAAGTTTTTTGTTCGTCCCAAGTTTCACTGTCCGGCCAAACCCACTGGGTTTAG GGACATTTCAATGGAATATAGCAAAAGAACGTGGGAAGTAGCTAGAGAATTGATGAAAGGGATATCAATGAGCTTGGGGTTGGAAGAAGGCTACATAGAAAAAGCCATGAATTTGGATTCGGGTTTACAGATTGTGGCTGCAAACCTGTATCCGCCATGTCCAGAGCCGAAAGTAGCAATAGGCTTACCTCCTCACTCAGATCACGGCCTCTTGACCCTTCTTATCCATAATGGGCAACGTGGCCTTCAGGTGCAGCATAAAGGGAATTGGGTCAACGTATATTCCAATCCCAATGCCTTCGTGGTTAACATCGGTGATCACATGGAG ATACTGAGTAACGGCAAGTACAAGAGTGCTTTCCATCGGGCACTGGTGAATGGAACGGATGCAAGAATATCGATACCTATATTGTTTGGACCAGAACTGGAAACGGTTGTCAACCCAGCACCAGAGTTGGTTGACAATGAAACCAATCCACCCGCATTCGCTGGAATGAAGTATAGAGAGTACTTGGAAATGCTTCAGGCCAAAACGATCAATGCCAAATTGTCTCAGaagtaa